DNA from Yamadazyma tenuis chromosome 5, complete sequence:
TGCATTATCGGCAGCAGAAGAGTCTAACGATAGAAAGGCTGCTAAAAAGGCTCGGGTCTTTCTTAAACAtaaagaaattgatttgGTATACACAGTTTTATTCCCTAAGATGGAGAAGTATATCTCTCTATATCCAAATTCCAAAAATGAGGACGaatcttctcttcctcCAAAGGCCTTAGAGGGTATGAAAAGAGcagatcaaagaagaatagAATTTAGAAAGCatattgaaaagttgatgaaggaagaaaagttaCCCTTTAGTTTGGAGGATGTGTTGAAGGGGAAGAAATTCGAAGCAGATCAAGGGACTGCTGTCACAGACAAGCAAGAAATTGATGCTCctcagaagaagagccaaGGTTCTGAAGTGGATGAATTTTTTGAGGATGGAAGTGACTAACTATTCATACAGCCTACTTGTATATTAATTAAATATTGCATTTTTGGTATGACGTTGTAGATTCAATTGATATTAGGCCATCAAAGTTAACTTTTTTTCATATTGAAGGTCAAGGCCATCATTGACGCAAAGAATGAtcacttcttttccttgtaCATCTTCAGGTACTTCAATGGTACATGAAACTTTTCCCTTTCTGCCAACCATCCTTGGAGAAGCACGGTTGATCATTAATAGCTCAGTCTTTTCAGAATTACAGAGAATTATAAACCATGATTCTCTCTGAGATTTGGGGAAGTGTGGGCAGTAAGTAACAAACTTAGAGTCTAAGGGATAGTTTTTGTGATCAAGAACTACTTCCACTTGTTCAGAATTCTTTTGGTTTACTGAGAAATCACACACAGGAAGGTGACTGGCAACATGGATAAACTGGTCCAAAGCCTTGTTAGAAGCACCATACTTTCTCACGTCTTCAATTGGAGTATTTTCAATAGAAAGAGAAGCTCCTACTTTTGCAAGAGCTGCTTTACCCATAGTTCCTAAAGCCTCCAAGTTGGGGATCTTGGAAGTATCCCCATCAATTATTCTGCAACCAGGAAGGGAAGAAACAGGATGATTGTCATACCATACTCTTTGTTTGATACTTTGCATCAATTGAATAAACTTGCAAACGGTGTGCAAATAACCAAACTCGGAAGCCACATCGATAAATGCTTGAAGAATACGCAACGACTGATCTAATACGGCAATTGTGTCTTGTGAATAGTCTGCAATAGGAAGATTAGCCCTACTCATGAATGCTTGAAGTAACAAGTACGCCTTTACGTGAGGATCCCAAATAAAGTCACATTCCATATCTTCAGCAGGATATCTCATTGTTTGGGACATTTCCATGTTCATCAATTCTTCTCCATGTCTAGTGGCGAGTTCGTCATACTCAACTGCAGATGCaagcatcttcaaacaatctctgatttcaaagGCATTATTGATGCCATACACTATCTTACGAATTGTCTTATGGGAAAGATAGTAATAAGAAGAAATATCCAAGAATGGGGTTGCAGCAAGCCCATCTTTTCCTTTTGCAATAACACATTTGGattccatcaagttgtcgatGGTTTGATCGATTAGAGAGCccaaaaatgaagaaattcCAGCAGTGGAAGAGTCCTCAATTCCATAGTAGGTTGGATTGTTATGGGCTCTCCTATATAAGAATGTCCAAGTCAAAAAGTTCATCGCTTCTTGTCTTGTTTTGATGGTACCAGTAGAAATCTCTGCTCCTATATGGTTATCCAAAACCTTATGTAGAGATGATTCAACAGGAAAACCAATATTGAGGAAATGCTTGTAGAACATCTTTTTGGATTCCTTGGTGTACACTATAGCAGTACCACTTGTATCAAAAGCCGGACGGCCTGCACGTCCCATCATTTGGAGGATATCGGTTAAGTCCATGTCTCTGTACCCTTCGATTTTTGAATCGAAGAATTGTGTACCTTTGATGATAACCAAATGGGCTGGTAAATTAACTCCCCAAGCCAAAGTGGATGTGGCAATTAAAATCTGAAGTTTTCCCGATTCAAATAGCTTATGAGATATCCTACGATCAGACTCAACCAAACCAGCATGATGCAATCCCATACCAAATTGAAGTGACAATTTGAGTGTATCATCTTTAACGTTTTCTAATACgtcttgaagttcatcttcagtcattttcaagaatcttctAGGATTATCTTCCATACCACATAAATGAATCAAGTCTAAAGCCGTAAGACGAGTTTGTCTACGAGATGCAACAAAAATCAACACTGGTTTTGTGGGTGAATGTTGTTTTATAGCCATGAAAGCTGGTTTGTTCATcgttttcatcaatggagAAAATGCCAAATTGTCGGGGAATCCATCAATGTACATTTGCAAAGGAACAGGACGGACAGAAGAAGGGAAGTTGAACAACCCTTCTCGAACTCCCAACCAACCAGCCATATCAATTGCATTTGACACGGCGGTGGACATTCCTAGCAACCTGATAGGATTCTTGGTTTGCGAAGCAATATAGTTCATACGACTCACAATCATTTCCAAAATTGGTCCTCGATCACTTGCCAACAAATGGATTTCATCCATGATAACCAACGATACATTTTGAACGAAGGTTCTGGTTTGCCAATTCCGAGAAATACCATCAAACTTTTCTggagtggtgatgattATGTCTGATTCCCGAATTTCCCTAGCTTCTGGCAAAGAATCACCAGTGAGTTCAACCACCTTATGGGAACTGTTTTTGGAAATACGGGCTCTCCAGTCATCAACTCTTTCTCTAACCAACGCCTTCATCGGGGCAATATACACAATTTTGGAACCAGGAAAGTCTCTAAATGCATGCCATATGGCTAATTCTGCCACAACAGTTTTACCAGAACCCGTTGGTGAACCGACAAACACGTTGGTATTGGTGTTGTAAAGACTGAAAAAGGTCATGGTTTGCATAGGATTGAAATATTTGAACTTGTGTTCATATATGGCTTCTACCTTCTTATCGTGCAATGCAGTTATTGGCAAAGGTTGCAATCTTAACAAATTGGTTCTGACCGTT
Protein-coding regions in this window:
- the EFG1 gene encoding 18S rRNA maturation protein (COG:A; EggNog:ENOG503P6NT; BUSCO:EOG09264UKL) codes for the protein MPSKGFINKKGDRNPGSDVSKVLASGSGKIKKKIRDIHRLLQRPTLPADVRVNNERTLKALEVQLNNVVQKSNEKKNAKKYHMVRFFERKKATRLVKQARIALSAAEESNDRKAAKKARVFLKHKEIDLVYTVLFPKMEKYISLYPNSKNEDESSLPPKALEGMKRADQRRIEFRKHIEKLMKEEKLPFSLEDVLKGKKFEADQGTAVTDKQEIDAPQKKSQGSEVDEFFEDGSD